TCCCCTGCCTCATGCCGCGCACCAGGTCGCCGTGGGACTTTCTTCCCTATCGGCCTGCGTGGGCGGGGCGCGAGCGTGGGGCCCATGACGAGGATCGTCGTGGGAGTGGACGGCTCGAACCGCTCCAAGGACGCCCTGCGGTGGGCGGCTCGGCAGGCCGAGACGACGGGCGCCGCGCTCGACGTGGTCATGGCGTGGGAGCGCCTGAACCCCGATGCCTGGATCCCGCACGAGCCACCGGGGACCGATCCGCTGGCGGTGACCCGACGGGCGGTGGAGGGGATCGTCGAACGCGTCCTCGGCGAGCATCCGTCGATCGCGGTCACGACCCGCGCCATGGAAGGCCCGGCGGCGAAGGTCCTCATCACCGAGGCTTCCGGGGCGGACCTCCTGGTCCTGGGCAACCGGGGGCACGGCGGGTTCGCCGGGCTCCTCCTCGGCTCGGTCAGCCTGCACTGCCTCACCCACGCACACTGCCCCGTCGTCATCGTCCGACCGACACACAGCCCGATCCGCAGCTGACGGGCCGGCGGGGCTGGGCCGCCAGGGCCAGGGGCCGAGGCTAGGGGCTGTCTCCCCGGATACGCGCGGCCGCTTCCCAGAGCCCGTCGCGGGCGTCGGGGTGGGCGGCCTCCTGGATCAGCAGCCGGGCCTGGGCGCGCTGGCTACGACCGAACACGAACGCGCAACCCTGCTCGGTCACCACGACGGAATGCTGGAACGACGTCACGGGTGCATCGAGCCGGCCGACGATGGTGGACGTGTCGCTCTTGGCGTGCCACGAGGGCAGGGCGATGATGGCGTGGCCGCCGGCCGAGTGCAGCGCCCCGACGACGAAGTCCGGCTGCCCACCGAAGCCCGAGTAGATCCGCCCGTTCACGTAACTGGCGTTGGCCTGCGCATACAGGTCGACCTGGAGTGCGCTGTTCACCGAGCACATGGAGTGGTGCGCGGCGATGTTGCCGGGGTCGTTGACGGTCTCGGTCCGCATCATCCGGACCCGGGGATTGCCGTCGACCCAGGCGTAGAGATCAGGCGACCCGAAGAGGAACGACGCCGTGACCGGCCGCGCCTCGTCCAAGGCGTTGGCCCGCTCGAGCTCGAGCACTCCGTCGCTGATGACCTCCGACCACACGCCGAGCGAGTGCTTCGTGCGCAGGAACCCGAGCACCGAGTCGGGCACCTCCCCGATGCCGATCTGGAGGGTCGACCCGTCGGCCACGAGTGACGCCACGTTCTCGGCGATCGCGACGGTGGCCGCTCGGGGCGGTGGCGGTGCCGGTGAGGGCAGCGCCTCCTCGACCTCGACGGCGAGGTCGACGAGCTCGCAGTCGATCTCGGCGTCGCCGAGGGTGTAGGGCATCTTCGGGTTGACCTGCGCGATCACCAGCCCGCCACGGGACCGCGCGCGCTCGATGGCGGCGGGCAGGATGTTCACCTCGATCCCGAGCGAGACCCGTCCCGCACGGGGGACCGACGTGTGCACGAGGACGACGTCGGGAGGGCGCGCCACATCGAAGAGCATCGGCACCAGCGAAAGGCGCATGGGCAGGTAGTCGAGTGAGGCCAGGCCCCGCATGCCGGGGCCCACGAAGGGCGTCTCCGGCACGACGCCGGAACGGGACGGTGTGCCTTTCTGGGCGTTGAGGACGAAGAGCCGGTAGTTCTCGACGGCGCTGTCGAACAGCTCGACCAGCCGCATCGGCATGGCGAAGTTCCCGCTGGCGACGGCACGGGGCTCGGCCCACGGCATGGCACCGAGGCGGTTGACGAGCTCGCGCTCGGAGACGGTCTCCACGGTCGAGACCCTACGGACCCGGCGGCGGCCCCACCAGTGGCCGTCCGTCGGGGGTGCTCAGGCAGCCGGGGCGGTCCCCGATCGGGTGCCGGATGTGGGGCCCCCCGGCTCGGTGCCCGGGCCGGGGCCCTCGTCGGTGCCCGGGCGGGGGCCCTCGTCGGTGCCCGCCGAGGCGGGGGTGACGGGCATGCCGACGTCCTCGGGGACGAGCGTCGGGGTCGACCGGTTGAGCGTCTCCCCCCCGAAGAACGCCGGGCCGGCGAGCCGCCACGCCACCAGGCAGACGACGCCGATCACCGCCGACACCAGGGCGATCAGGAAGACGCCCCCGACGTCGGAGTGCGGCGGGAAGGGCAGGTGCCACGAGGTCCAGCTGGCGGCGGTGGTGTTGTTGAAGTTCCAGTCCCTCCAGACGCACCAGATCATGGCGAAGTAGAGCATCAGCCCGCCGAGCACGGGCAGGATGCCTTTCATCCACAGGTCGCGGGCGCTGCGGGTCAGGACCTTGCGGTAGTACCACGCGCAGGTGAAGCCGGTGAGGCCGTAGTAGAAGGCGATCCAGATCCCGATGGCTGTGACGGCGTCGGGGATCAGGAAGCCGCCGGCCAGGTGGTTCATCGCCACGTACAGCACGGCGGAGACGGCCCCCATCGACACCGTGGCGACCGTCGGCGTCAGGTACCGCTTGTGCATCCTGCCGAAGACGTCGGGCAGGCCCTTGTAGACCGCCATGGACAACACGGTGCGGGCGGTCGGCAGGATCGTGGTCTGTGTCGACGCCGCCGCCGAGGTGAGCACCATGAGGATGAGCAGGTGGGAGAGCACCGACCCGAACCAGCCGGCGCCGAACACGGCCGTGCCGAGCACCGAGATGACGTCGCTGCTGTGGGCGGGGTTGGCCAGGCCGATGCCCTTGGCGCCGATGCCGGCGTACGCCTGGGCCGCCATGGTGACGAGGAAGTAGATGGACAGCAGGAGCACGGTGGAGATGATCGCCGCCAGGCCCGGGTTGCGACGCTGGTCGGCGGTCTCCTCGTTGATCGACACCGACGTGTCCCACCCCCAGTAGATGAACAGCATGAGCAGCACGCCGCCGACGATCGCCGAGAACGACGTCCCGCTGAAGGTGAACCACGACCAGCTCGGCGTGAGGTGGGTGGCGGGAGCGCTGC
This Acidimicrobiales bacterium DNA region includes the following protein-coding sequences:
- a CDS encoding universal stress protein, whose product is MTRIVVGVDGSNRSKDALRWAARQAETTGAALDVVMAWERLNPDAWIPHEPPGTDPLAVTRRAVEGIVERVLGEHPSIAVTTRAMEGPAAKVLITEASGADLLVLGNRGHGGFAGLLLGSVSLHCLTHAHCPVVIVRPTHSPIRS
- a CDS encoding acetyl-CoA hydrolase/transferase C-terminal domain-containing protein → METVSERELVNRLGAMPWAEPRAVASGNFAMPMRLVELFDSAVENYRLFVLNAQKGTPSRSGVVPETPFVGPGMRGLASLDYLPMRLSLVPMLFDVARPPDVVLVHTSVPRAGRVSLGIEVNILPAAIERARSRGGLVIAQVNPKMPYTLGDAEIDCELVDLAVEVEEALPSPAPPPPRAATVAIAENVASLVADGSTLQIGIGEVPDSVLGFLRTKHSLGVWSEVISDGVLELERANALDEARPVTASFLFGSPDLYAWVDGNPRVRMMRTETVNDPGNIAAHHSMCSVNSALQVDLYAQANASYVNGRIYSGFGGQPDFVVGALHSAGGHAIIALPSWHAKSDTSTIVGRLDAPVTSFQHSVVVTEQGCAFVFGRSQRAQARLLIQEAAHPDARDGLWEAAARIRGDSP
- a CDS encoding APC family permease, which gives rise to MSTTTPAPSAGPPPPATALSHTEDPAEKGLKTGALSLASNIVIGVASTAPAYSLAATLGLIVVGVGLKAPLVTVIAFVPMLLVSIGYSELNKADPDCGTTFTWGTRTFGPKVGWLGGWGIIASDVLVMASLAQVTGQYSFHLFNAHGIGSNPTSEWVLLVGLLFLVAMTYVCYRGIEISARVQRLLLSVEVVMLVVFAVVALIRVAIGSAPATHLTPSWSWFTFSGTSFSAIVGGVLLMLFIYWGWDTSVSINEETADQRRNPGLAAIISTVLLLSIYFLVTMAAQAYAGIGAKGIGLANPAHSSDVISVLGTAVFGAGWFGSVLSHLLILMVLTSAAASTQTTILPTARTVLSMAVYKGLPDVFGRMHKRYLTPTVATVSMGAVSAVLYVAMNHLAGGFLIPDAVTAIGIWIAFYYGLTGFTCAWYYRKVLTRSARDLWMKGILPVLGGLMLYFAMIWCVWRDWNFNNTTAASWTSWHLPFPPHSDVGGVFLIALVSAVIGVVCLVAWRLAGPAFFGGETLNRSTPTLVPEDVGMPVTPASAGTDEGPRPGTDEGPGPGTEPGGPTSGTRSGTAPAA